The DNA region GTCGCATCGCTACGGCATGGGCGACGATGAGGTCACCGCGCTGGGGCCGGTCGACCTGACGGTCGACCGGGGTTCCTTCCTCGTCCTGGTCGGCGCGTCCGGGTGCGGGAAGTCCACTCTGCTGCGTCTGCTCGCCGGCTTCGAGACACCGAGCCAGGGCTCGGTGCAGATCGCCGGCGAGGCGCCGACGCCCGGTGTGACGGCCGGGGTGGTGTTCCAACAGCCGCGGTTGTTCCCGTGGCGCACCGTCGGCGGCAACGTCGAGTTGGCGTTGAAGTACGCCGGCGTGCCGCGGGATCGACGCCCGGCGCGACGCGATGAACTGCTCGACCGGGTCGGGCTCGCCGGGACGGCGCACCGACGGATCTGGGAGATCAGCGGCGGGCAGCAGCAGCGGGTCGCGATCGCCCGGGCGCTGGCTGCGGAAACCCCGCTGTTTCTGCTCGACGAGCCGTTCGCGGCGCTCGACGCACTGACCCGCGAACGGCTGCAGGAAGACGTCCGCCAAGTCAGCGCCGAGTCCGGACGCACGACCGTGTTCGTCACCCACAGCGCCGACGAAGCGGCGTTTCTAGGGTCACGCATCGTGGTGCTGACCCGCCGGCCCGGGCAGGTCGCGTTGGATATCCCGGTCGATCTGCCGCGCAGCGGGGTGGACCCCGATGAGCTGCGCCGCTCGCCGGAGTATGGACGGTTGCGGGCCGAGGTGGGCCGGG from Mycobacterium sp. SMC-4 includes:
- a CDS encoding ABC transporter ATP-binding protein; translated protein: MSSTNSGAIHIKSVSHRYGMGDDEVTALGPVDLTVDRGSFLVLVGASGCGKSTLLRLLAGFETPSQGSVQIAGEAPTPGVTAGVVFQQPRLFPWRTVGGNVELALKYAGVPRDRRPARRDELLDRVGLAGTAHRRIWEISGGQQQRVAIARALAAETPLFLLDEPFAALDALTRERLQEDVRQVSAESGRTTVFVTHSADEAAFLGSRIVVLTRRPGQVALDIPVDLPRSGVDPDELRRSPEYGRLRAEVGRAVKAAAA